The following are from one region of the Mycolicibacterium helvum genome:
- the mdcA gene encoding malonate decarboxylase subunit alpha, with protein MMTNTQAAQHVWDSRRTAKAERMRAGAAHSDAKVIRPGELADLLHVVIRPGDRVALEGDNQKQADYLSRTLAEGDPKRLHGLHMLISSVSRPEHLDLFERGIADKLDLAYAGPQSVRIAQMVEDGTVQIGAIHTYVELYARMFVDLAPHVVLLCAEQADRDGNLYTGPNTEDTPTIAEAAAFHDGVVIVQANEIVDTTALPRIDIPCSWVDFVVAADRPFALEPLFTRDPRHIGPVEILKAMIAIRGVYERHEVVSLNHGVGFDTAAIELLLPTYGERLGLKGRIARHWVLNPHPTLIPAIESGWVESIHSFGGESGMNKYAAARPDVFFIGADGSLRSNRVLAQLAGQYAIDMFIGSSLQIDADANSSTVTDGRLSGFGGAPNMGHDPHGRRHCSTAWLDLAHGEGASRRGRKLVVQMAQTFRAGGVPTFVETLDAVNVGKETGMPLPPVMIYGDDVSHVVTEEGVAYLYKAHSLADRRAALAAIAGVTPVGRRAEAKRTEELRRGGLVAFPEDLKVETRLANRSLLAARSIEDLVAWSGGLYDPPSQFRDW; from the coding sequence CAAGGTGATCCGACCAGGTGAGCTGGCGGATCTGTTGCACGTTGTGATCCGTCCTGGTGACCGGGTCGCTCTCGAGGGTGACAACCAGAAGCAGGCGGACTATCTGTCACGAACCCTCGCCGAGGGCGACCCCAAACGCCTCCACGGACTGCACATGCTGATCTCGTCGGTATCCCGCCCCGAGCACCTAGACCTGTTCGAACGCGGCATCGCCGACAAACTGGACCTGGCCTATGCCGGACCACAGAGTGTGCGGATCGCGCAGATGGTCGAGGACGGCACCGTACAGATCGGCGCCATCCACACCTACGTCGAGCTGTACGCACGGATGTTCGTCGACCTCGCGCCGCACGTCGTGCTGCTATGTGCCGAACAGGCCGACCGGGACGGCAACCTCTACACCGGACCCAACACCGAGGACACCCCCACGATTGCTGAGGCTGCCGCCTTTCACGACGGCGTGGTTATCGTCCAGGCCAACGAGATCGTGGACACCACTGCGCTACCGCGGATCGACATCCCCTGCAGCTGGGTTGATTTCGTGGTCGCCGCCGACCGGCCGTTCGCCCTGGAGCCGTTGTTCACCCGCGACCCACGGCACATCGGTCCCGTCGAGATCCTCAAGGCGATGATCGCCATCCGCGGTGTCTACGAGCGCCACGAGGTGGTCTCGCTCAACCACGGGGTCGGATTCGACACCGCTGCAATCGAACTGCTGCTGCCCACCTACGGTGAGAGGCTCGGGCTCAAAGGGCGGATCGCCAGACACTGGGTACTCAACCCGCACCCGACGCTGATCCCGGCCATCGAGTCCGGCTGGGTCGAATCGATCCACAGCTTCGGCGGCGAGTCCGGGATGAACAAATACGCCGCGGCCCGGCCCGATGTCTTCTTCATCGGGGCCGACGGCTCGCTCCGGTCCAACCGGGTGTTGGCCCAGTTGGCCGGCCAGTATGCCATCGATATGTTCATCGGTTCCTCGCTGCAGATCGACGCCGACGCGAACTCCTCCACAGTGACCGACGGCCGGTTGTCGGGGTTTGGCGGTGCCCCGAACATGGGCCACGATCCGCACGGCCGACGGCACTGCTCGACAGCGTGGCTCGACCTCGCCCACGGTGAGGGCGCTAGCAGACGCGGACGCAAACTCGTCGTGCAGATGGCCCAAACATTCAGGGCCGGCGGTGTTCCCACGTTCGTCGAGACCCTGGACGCGGTCAACGTCGGCAAAGAGACCGGTATGCCGCTGCCACCGGTGATGATCTATGGCGACGACGTATCCCACGTGGTGACCGAAGAAGGAGTCGCCTACCTCTACAAGGCTCATTCCCTGGCTGACCGCCGCGCGGCCCTGGCCGCGATCGCCGGTGTCACCCCGGTCGGTCGCCGGGCGGAGGCAAAGCGGACCGAGGAGCTGCGACGCGGCGGGCTGGTCGCCTTCCCCGAGGACCTCAAGGTCGAGACCCGCCTTGCGAACCGGTCGCTCCTGGCCGCCCGGAGCATCGAAGATCTCGTCGCCTGGTCGGGCGGACTCTATGACCCGCCTTCACAGTTCAGGGACTGGTGA
- a CDS encoding triphosphoribosyl-dephospho-CoA synthase encodes MITTTLRTDIEIADLAVAAIRAEADLTPKPGLVDRRGSGAHTDMDLAMLYASADSLRTAFAECSSTAEQSLDAVDLRIQLGAIGRTAEQEMLATTGGVNTHRGALWALGLLSAGVARGGGLETAIDSAARLAAIPDPHAPATAISHGAHARLCYGVSGAAGEAQQGFPHVRHYALPALWAARRSGADEGSARLAALLALMATLDDTCVLHRGGPEGLRMLQSGAQAVLDAGGIGTPQGRRNFTALDAMCLTRRLSPGGSGDLLSATLFLDALDERGADPCRP; translated from the coding sequence ATGATCACCACCACGCTGCGCACGGACATCGAGATCGCCGACCTGGCTGTGGCTGCTATCCGGGCCGAAGCCGATCTCACCCCCAAACCAGGACTGGTCGACCGACGGGGGTCCGGCGCACACACCGACATGGACCTTGCCATGTTGTACGCCTCGGCCGATTCCTTGCGTACTGCCTTCGCCGAATGTTCCTCCACGGCAGAACAATCCCTGGACGCAGTTGATCTGCGGATCCAACTTGGCGCGATCGGGCGGACCGCCGAGCAGGAAATGCTGGCGACGACCGGCGGGGTGAACACCCATCGTGGCGCTCTGTGGGCATTGGGCTTGCTGAGTGCGGGGGTGGCGCGCGGAGGAGGCCTCGAAACCGCCATCGATAGCGCGGCGCGCTTGGCCGCGATCCCCGACCCGCACGCCCCCGCCACAGCGATCTCACACGGAGCGCACGCCCGCCTATGCTACGGCGTTTCGGGCGCCGCAGGCGAAGCGCAGCAGGGATTCCCGCACGTTCGACATTATGCTCTGCCCGCCCTGTGGGCCGCCCGCCGCTCCGGCGCTGACGAGGGGTCTGCGCGGTTGGCGGCACTTCTGGCGCTGATGGCCACCCTGGACGACACCTGTGTGCTGCACCGCGGCGGCCCCGAGGGCCTGCGCATGCTGCAGTCGGGCGCACAGGCCGTGCTGGATGCCGGCGGCATCGGCACACCGCAGGGTCGACGGAACTTCACCGCGCTGGACGCTATGTGCCTCACGCGGCGGCTGTCGCCTGGAGGGAGCGGAGATCTGTTGTCGGCCACACTGTTTCTCGACGCACTGGACGAAAGGGGAGCTGATCCATGCAGACCCTGA
- the mdcC gene encoding malonate decarboxylase acyl carrier protein, whose protein sequence is MQTLNYQFPAHGVAARSVHIGVVASGDLEVLLEPPAAGDEPESVIVRVRTSVNGFDTVWHDVLQRFFSRTPLAGRWELNDFGATPGVVDLRLRQASEAASGRTS, encoded by the coding sequence ATGCAGACCCTGAACTACCAGTTCCCGGCGCACGGCGTCGCGGCCAGGTCGGTGCACATCGGTGTCGTGGCCTCCGGGGATCTGGAGGTACTACTGGAGCCGCCGGCAGCTGGTGACGAGCCGGAGAGCGTCATCGTGCGGGTGCGCACCAGCGTCAACGGATTCGACACCGTATGGCACGACGTGTTGCAACGGTTCTTCAGCCGCACGCCGTTGGCTGGTCGCTGGGAACTCAACGACTTCGGCGCGACACCGGGAGTGGTGGATCTTCGGTTACGCCAAGCGTCAGAAGCTGCGAGCGGACGGACCTCATGA
- the mdcD gene encoding biotin-independent malonate decarboxylase subunit beta has product MTEGEGATDLLAGRTWQELLARRSFIELDALGRAAALLDSDSLRVLAGPFDRLESPWLALQGITPQADDGTVIARGTVNGSPVVIAAIEQGFQGGGTGEVSGAKISQALLLAAADSQAGTPTSGVILFETGGVRLQEANLGLNAVAEICSAVLDLRPHAPVIGMVAGTVGSFGGMSIAAGLCTRLIVTPQARIGLDGPAVIEQEGGVDEFDSHDHTLIWAVDGGEQRYATGLADDLVPDDTDRLRAALIDAIKAGVTQPGRHRSERLDVIASRLATLDPAAQPCDPRDLRTLWGRSYEPVAKAPPVSATSLTSAQPPTTRGRTWLRALSGTATVEAVIPSVLSATTAEARYLAVVPDPGNRFYRAREGEVGVTEALALAEAVRDLVRADMATNTELKRAIIAVVDLPSQAYGRYEEMAGLHQAMAASTDAYHTARVAGHPVIAVVVGTALSGGFLTHGLQANQILALNDPGVEIHAMHKAAAARITLRTVDELDEIAKTVVPMSYNVTDWARLGFCDALLKVENADEPTSHDIEAVDTAIAGAVQRARGGPVDLSNRFDSDAAVKTRQASRAVRELLARQWNTAV; this is encoded by the coding sequence ATGACTGAGGGCGAGGGCGCTACTGATCTGCTGGCAGGCCGGACGTGGCAGGAACTCCTTGCCCGACGTAGCTTCATCGAACTCGACGCACTCGGTCGAGCAGCTGCTCTGCTCGATTCCGACTCGCTGCGGGTGTTGGCGGGCCCCTTCGATCGACTCGAGTCCCCCTGGCTGGCACTACAAGGCATCACACCGCAGGCCGACGACGGCACTGTGATCGCCCGAGGCACGGTCAACGGGAGCCCCGTCGTGATCGCCGCCATTGAACAGGGCTTCCAGGGCGGCGGAACGGGTGAGGTGTCCGGAGCCAAGATCTCCCAAGCCCTGCTGCTGGCCGCAGCGGACTCCCAGGCGGGTACACCTACTTCCGGGGTGATCCTTTTCGAGACCGGCGGCGTCCGGCTGCAGGAAGCCAACCTCGGGCTCAACGCAGTCGCCGAAATATGTTCGGCTGTACTGGATCTGCGCCCGCATGCACCAGTGATCGGGATGGTGGCAGGCACTGTAGGCTCGTTCGGCGGAATGAGTATCGCCGCGGGCCTGTGCACGCGGCTGATTGTCACCCCGCAAGCCCGGATCGGGCTCGACGGACCCGCCGTCATCGAACAAGAAGGTGGCGTGGACGAATTCGACTCGCACGACCACACCCTCATCTGGGCAGTCGACGGCGGCGAGCAGCGTTACGCCACCGGATTGGCTGACGACCTCGTTCCCGACGACACGGACCGGCTACGCGCTGCACTGATCGACGCAATCAAGGCCGGGGTGACGCAACCTGGACGCCACCGCAGCGAGCGCCTCGACGTCATAGCGTCCCGGCTCGCGACACTAGATCCCGCCGCTCAGCCCTGCGATCCGCGTGACCTGCGCACGCTGTGGGGTCGCTCGTACGAGCCGGTCGCCAAGGCTCCGCCGGTCAGCGCCACGTCCCTCACCAGCGCGCAACCGCCAACCACACGGGGTCGGACCTGGTTGCGGGCGCTTAGCGGGACGGCCACAGTCGAGGCGGTAATTCCCTCGGTCCTGTCGGCTACTACAGCCGAAGCCCGCTATCTGGCCGTAGTTCCAGACCCCGGTAACCGCTTCTACCGCGCCCGTGAGGGCGAGGTAGGCGTGACCGAAGCACTGGCGCTGGCTGAGGCTGTCCGCGATCTGGTCAGGGCAGACATGGCGACAAATACAGAGCTCAAGCGAGCGATCATCGCCGTCGTCGATCTGCCCAGTCAGGCCTACGGCCGATATGAGGAGATGGCAGGCCTGCACCAGGCAATGGCCGCCAGCACCGACGCCTACCACACCGCACGAGTCGCCGGCCATCCGGTAATAGCCGTCGTCGTCGGCACCGCCCTGTCGGGTGGCTTCCTCACTCACGGCCTGCAGGCCAACCAGATCCTGGCTCTCAATGATCCCGGCGTTGAAATTCACGCCATGCACAAAGCAGCCGCCGCCCGGATCACCCTCCGCACAGTGGACGAACTCGATGAGATCGCCAAAACCGTTGTGCCGATGAGCTACAACGTCACAGACTGGGCAAGACTCGGGTTCTGTGACGCGCTGCTGAAAGTCGAGAATGCCGACGAACCAACGTCACACGACATCGAGGCTGTCGACACCGCGATCGCCGGCGCCGTCCAGCGCGCCCGCGGCGGACCTGTCGACCTGTCCAACCGGTTCGACTCGGACGCAGCCGTGAAAACCAGGCAGGCTTCGAGGGCAGTCCGTGAACTGCTTGCCCGGCAATGGAATACGGCAGTCTGA
- a CDS encoding malonate decarboxylase holo-ACP synthase: protein MPGPHDLLRLSTAVPATGAPEWIAETLRAAPWVVVRRGIAPNGLIPVGVRGINRSERYATEVYPGVICEMVAPEDLAHVAVSDELPALSTLKNVRCLLADADLPWGPTGSVGFALATGLATATPDSDLDLLVRAPQGVTEALPALVQLHDQFRSLAARVDCQVETPSGAVALAELVGRQPDIMVRTARGPCLMPRIVAIS from the coding sequence ATGCCTGGACCGCACGACTTGCTGCGGCTGTCCACAGCGGTGCCGGCCACCGGCGCTCCGGAGTGGATTGCCGAGACGCTGCGCGCCGCACCGTGGGTCGTCGTTCGGCGCGGCATCGCACCGAACGGGCTGATACCTGTCGGGGTGCGCGGAATCAATCGATCCGAACGGTACGCCACCGAGGTGTACCCCGGGGTTATCTGCGAGATGGTGGCTCCTGAGGATCTGGCGCACGTCGCGGTGTCTGACGAACTGCCCGCGCTAAGCACACTGAAAAATGTTCGATGTCTGCTTGCCGACGCCGACCTGCCGTGGGGACCGACCGGCAGCGTCGGCTTCGCACTCGCTACCGGGTTGGCTACGGCCACACCCGACAGCGATCTCGACCTGCTGGTCCGGGCCCCCCAAGGCGTGACCGAGGCATTGCCTGCGTTGGTCCAGCTACACGACCAATTCCGTTCGCTGGCGGCACGAGTGGATTGCCAGGTCGAAACACCGAGTGGCGCAGTCGCGCTGGCCGAACTGGTCGGCAGACAACCTGACATCATGGTGCGAACAGCGCGGGGACCTTGTCTCATGCCGCGCATCGTCGCTATCTCGTGA
- a CDS encoding ACP S-malonyltransferase, translating to MSLAFLFPGQGSQQSGMLHNLPDSPAVSEVLAESHSQLHALGLAHDLDSDSALESTVNVQLALLIAGVACARALISDHGLSPQFVAGHSVGAFAAAVTTDVITLTDAMVAVAIRGQLMELACAQGDWGMAALSGLPTRAAVEIAREVSTDDEPLWPANINSATQTVFSGTAAALHAAADAAKRAGALNYERLNVSVASHCPQQQDTARQLAAHLTRLPRRMPTATYLMNTSGRATKSGEAVLHDLAHAVALPVQWYDATQLMAELGVTCAIESRPGHVLSRLVASSIPEIRAIAVEDDDFALAARRARRFSGRDPYHLSD from the coding sequence GTGAGCCTCGCGTTCCTGTTCCCCGGCCAGGGGTCGCAGCAGTCGGGCATGCTGCACAACCTGCCCGACAGTCCGGCGGTTTCGGAGGTACTTGCCGAATCACACTCGCAACTACACGCACTCGGCCTCGCCCATGATCTCGACAGCGATTCGGCCCTCGAGAGCACCGTCAACGTCCAGCTTGCTCTACTGATCGCAGGCGTGGCCTGTGCCCGAGCGCTTATCTCCGACCACGGCCTGAGTCCGCAGTTCGTTGCCGGCCACTCGGTTGGCGCCTTCGCTGCCGCCGTCACCACCGACGTCATCACCCTCACCGACGCTATGGTCGCGGTCGCAATCCGCGGCCAGCTGATGGAACTGGCTTGTGCACAAGGTGACTGGGGTATGGCCGCACTGAGCGGCCTACCTACCCGCGCCGCCGTCGAGATCGCGCGGGAGGTCAGCACCGACGACGAACCGCTCTGGCCGGCGAACATCAACAGCGCCACCCAGACCGTCTTCAGCGGCACCGCAGCGGCGTTGCACGCCGCCGCCGACGCTGCCAAGCGAGCAGGCGCGCTCAACTACGAACGGCTCAATGTGTCGGTAGCCTCCCACTGCCCTCAGCAACAGGACACCGCAAGGCAACTCGCAGCACACCTGACGCGGCTACCGCGTCGCATGCCCACCGCCACCTACCTCATGAACACCAGTGGCCGGGCAACAAAGTCAGGCGAGGCAGTGCTCCACGACCTCGCACACGCGGTGGCGCTGCCGGTTCAGTGGTACGACGCCACCCAGCTGATGGCCGAACTCGGCGTTACCTGCGCAATCGAGTCCCGACCGGGTCATGTGCTCAGCCGGCTAGTGGCGTCGTCTATCCCCGAAATAAGGGCCATCGCAGTCGAAGACGACGACTTTGCGCTCGCTGCACGCCGCGCTCGCCGATTCTCAGGCCGCGACCCCTATCACCTAAGCGACTGA
- a CDS encoding SDR family oxidoreductase — translation MSTSLDGAVVLVTGANGGLGVEFVRQALDRGASKVYATARRPRDWKDSRIVPLALDVTDSNSINAAAEAASDTTIVVNNAAIAILPDRLLHLPMAEVRRTFDTNFFGALEVARTFAPVVGNNGGGAFLHVHSVLSWFVGDPSEPVSGGHGAYSASKSAFWSATNTLRLELAGQGTHVLGLHLGYTDTPMIATIDEEGKESPADIVRIAYEGLLAGDFEVVADWRSRTVKEALSGPIEGVYPQLVKAASS, via the coding sequence ATGTCCACTTCTCTTGATGGGGCAGTCGTTTTGGTCACCGGCGCTAATGGCGGTCTGGGCGTTGAGTTCGTCCGGCAAGCCCTCGACCGCGGTGCCAGCAAGGTATACGCCACTGCGCGGCGCCCGCGCGACTGGAAGGACAGCCGCATCGTGCCGTTGGCCCTCGATGTCACCGATAGCAATTCGATCAACGCTGCGGCCGAAGCCGCCTCGGATACCACGATCGTGGTGAACAACGCGGCGATCGCGATCCTGCCGGACCGGTTGCTTCATCTGCCCATGGCTGAGGTTCGACGGACGTTCGACACCAACTTCTTCGGCGCACTGGAGGTGGCGCGCACCTTCGCGCCAGTCGTCGGCAACAACGGTGGGGGCGCGTTCCTGCATGTGCACTCAGTGTTGAGCTGGTTCGTCGGTGACCCCAGCGAGCCGGTATCAGGCGGCCACGGCGCTTACAGCGCGTCGAAATCGGCGTTCTGGTCGGCGACCAACACGCTGCGCCTCGAGCTGGCCGGCCAGGGCACCCATGTGCTGGGACTTCATCTGGGCTACACCGATACCCCGATGATCGCGACGATCGACGAGGAAGGCAAAGAAAGCCCCGCCGATATCGTCCGGATCGCATACGAGGGGCTCTTGGCCGGTGACTTTGAAGTCGTCGCCGACTGGCGCAGCAGGACGGTGAAGGAGGCTCTCTCCGGCCCCATTGAAGGTGTATACCCACAGCTGGTGAAGGCCGCCTCCAGCTAG
- a CDS encoding winged helix-turn-helix transcriptional regulator, with amino-acid sequence MSFAAHPRDGQGLCPHGSGVPVPYEINAHTNYAEDVDTSPPRFEPPNAVCAIERALAVIGERWSLLILRECHMGVTRFADFRDNLGIATNILSARLDKLVSAGVLDREDYQRPGERPRQEYHLTQSGRDLLVVLGALQQWGDEHLPLPAGPVSARCHRDSGRPVAVQFVDASGLALDAEEIQLDGPVHQ; translated from the coding sequence ATGAGCTTCGCTGCGCATCCCCGGGATGGGCAGGGGTTGTGCCCACATGGCAGCGGCGTTCCCGTGCCGTATGAGATCAATGCACATACCAATTACGCTGAGGACGTGGACACTTCGCCCCCGCGTTTCGAGCCGCCGAATGCGGTTTGCGCAATCGAGCGGGCACTGGCTGTCATAGGCGAACGATGGTCGCTGCTGATACTTCGGGAGTGTCATATGGGAGTCACCCGGTTTGCCGACTTCCGGGACAACCTTGGGATCGCCACGAACATCCTCAGCGCCCGACTCGACAAGTTGGTATCCGCGGGAGTACTGGACAGGGAGGACTATCAACGTCCTGGCGAGCGCCCCCGCCAGGAATATCACCTGACCCAGTCCGGCCGAGACCTCTTGGTGGTGCTGGGCGCGCTCCAACAGTGGGGCGATGAGCACCTGCCGTTACCAGCCGGGCCGGTGAGCGCTCGGTGTCACCGCGACAGCGGCAGACCGGTGGCTGTCCAGTTTGTGGATGCATCTGGGCTCGCGCTCGACGCCGAGGAAATCCAGCTCGACGGCCCAGTTCACCAGTGA
- a CDS encoding Fic family protein: MERRPSTPIGATFVGPRHELIPGAISDLIAFAHRVDVPALPQIAVSHAQFETIHPFTDGNGRTGRALVQAMLRTKGLTRQVTVPVSAGLLADTGAYFAALTSYRDGDAAPIVESFSQATILAIGNGRRHW; encoded by the coding sequence GTGGAGCGGCGGCCGTCCACTCCGATCGGTGCGACGTTCGTCGGCCCGCGCCATGAGCTGATCCCTGGGGCGATCAGCGATCTGATCGCGTTCGCGCACCGGGTCGACGTGCCCGCCCTGCCGCAGATCGCGGTGAGCCACGCGCAGTTCGAGACCATCCACCCCTTTACCGACGGCAACGGCCGTACGGGCCGCGCGCTGGTGCAAGCGATGCTGCGCACCAAGGGTTTGACGCGTCAGGTGACGGTGCCAGTCTCAGCTGGGCTGTTGGCCGACACCGGCGCGTACTTCGCCGCATTGACGAGCTATCGCGACGGTGACGCCGCGCCGATCGTCGAGAGCTTCTCGCAAGCCACCATTCTGGCGATCGGCAACGGGCGGCGTCACTGGTGA
- a CDS encoding AAA family ATPase, translating into MNPSRALLGRTVECRALDDLVETTRAGRSAVLVLRGDAGIGKTALLRYLTDSARGVLVTRCTGVESEMELPFAALYDLCAPMLDGLQKLPHPQRRALNVALGQEAGDNPDRLLVALGALGLLAATSAETPLLCVVEDAHWLDHASAQVVGFIGRRLLAEPIGLVLASRAPVFQPDPFVGLPELAVSGLDTQAARHLLASLHSVPIDEQVRDRIIDEAQGNPLGLHEFGTRVRTAGFGGGFVSADAVTLSRRIEDEYLAQLSAMPRDTRQLLILAAADPVGDTALIARASRQLGLSMDAATAAVHTSLLTIGASVRFRHPVLRSVVYRMASADERRASHAALAAASDPQTDPDRAAWHRAHATSGPDEAVAVELIASAGRAQARGGAAAAAAFWDRAVVLSPDPADRISRALIAAQAKLLAGDLDAAQRLLAELRTGIELSDMERVTVDLLQAQVAFLRRDRDAPELLFRAAQLLQALDPASAWPTYLQALIATSYAGRLGSTQVRLEIANAALALPMAPAPTPTVQLLVHGVATWMARGYVAAAPTLKEAVHRYRSEAADPGFLGFGFNVMAMHLCDDEAWYALVAKQVAAARTSGMLSWLPFMLDGLAEIHVHAGELNEAETILTEAERIDPLVTASTPPRIALLLAAWRGDAPGVRTWTEPLSEAAHHQGQGWLLEYSSYAQAVLHNGLADYATAANMAESACTSVNVVPAVAIRALYELAEAAARATEVERAGEAARQLTELAAASGTDWAHGMAARSIALVTAGPAAEDRFTESIERLERTRMAIDLARARLSYGEWLRRQNRRTDARVQLAAAHDALSAMGVRGFADRARRELQATGEKVRARAATTDAELTAQEEQIAQRARLRRTNAEIGAELFLSARTVEWHLGKIYTKMQITSRRQLDDALRRRDQL; encoded by the coding sequence GTGAATCCGTCCAGAGCGCTATTGGGGCGCACCGTCGAGTGCCGGGCGCTCGATGACTTGGTGGAGACAACACGTGCCGGGCGCAGCGCCGTGCTGGTCCTTCGCGGTGATGCCGGCATCGGCAAGACCGCCCTCTTGCGTTACCTGACCGACTCAGCCCGCGGCGTACTGGTCACCCGCTGCACTGGCGTCGAGTCGGAAATGGAGCTCCCGTTCGCGGCGCTCTACGATCTCTGCGCGCCGATGTTGGACGGCCTTCAAAAGCTGCCACATCCCCAACGCCGCGCTTTGAATGTTGCGTTGGGTCAGGAGGCCGGAGATAACCCCGACCGACTGTTGGTGGCGCTGGGAGCGCTGGGCCTTCTTGCCGCGACGTCCGCAGAAACCCCGCTCTTATGCGTTGTCGAAGATGCCCATTGGCTTGACCACGCTTCGGCCCAAGTAGTCGGATTCATTGGGCGTCGACTCTTAGCCGAACCAATCGGACTGGTGCTCGCCTCGCGCGCGCCGGTGTTTCAACCGGACCCATTCGTCGGATTACCCGAGCTCGCTGTCTCCGGTTTGGACACCCAGGCAGCGCGCCATCTCCTGGCGTCGCTGCATTCCGTACCCATCGACGAGCAGGTGCGCGACCGCATCATCGATGAGGCACAAGGCAATCCATTGGGGCTACACGAATTCGGGACCCGTGTGCGGACCGCCGGGTTCGGCGGTGGGTTCGTCAGCGCGGACGCGGTGACGCTGTCGCGCCGGATCGAAGACGAATACCTGGCTCAGCTATCGGCGATGCCACGCGACACCAGGCAGCTGTTGATCCTTGCGGCCGCCGACCCAGTCGGAGACACCGCCCTGATCGCACGGGCCAGCCGCCAGCTCGGTTTGAGCATGGACGCTGCCACCGCTGCGGTCCACACGAGTCTGCTGACGATAGGAGCGTCGGTCCGGTTCCGACACCCGGTGTTGCGCTCGGTGGTCTACCGCATGGCCAGCGCTGACGAGCGGCGAGCGAGTCATGCGGCACTGGCTGCGGCCAGTGATCCGCAGACCGATCCCGATCGGGCGGCGTGGCACCGCGCCCATGCGACCAGTGGGCCTGACGAAGCTGTGGCCGTCGAACTCATCGCCTCCGCTGGCCGGGCGCAGGCCCGCGGTGGTGCTGCTGCGGCGGCGGCGTTTTGGGACCGGGCCGTGGTGCTGAGCCCCGATCCAGCGGACCGGATCTCTCGGGCGCTGATCGCTGCGCAGGCGAAGTTGCTCGCCGGCGATCTCGACGCTGCCCAACGACTCCTGGCCGAATTGAGAACCGGAATAGAGCTATCCGACATGGAGCGGGTCACCGTGGACCTGCTTCAGGCTCAAGTGGCCTTCCTGCGCCGCGATCGTGATGCTCCGGAACTCTTGTTCCGGGCCGCACAGCTCCTTCAGGCACTCGATCCCGCATCTGCGTGGCCGACCTACTTGCAGGCGCTGATCGCGACGTCGTATGCGGGCCGGCTCGGAAGTACTCAGGTGCGTCTGGAGATCGCGAATGCTGCTCTGGCACTACCCATGGCACCAGCACCGACTCCGACGGTGCAGCTGCTTGTGCACGGTGTGGCTACATGGATGGCGCGCGGGTACGTCGCAGCCGCACCGACGCTCAAGGAGGCGGTGCACCGCTATCGCAGCGAGGCAGCCGACCCCGGATTCCTCGGCTTCGGGTTCAACGTGATGGCCATGCATCTCTGCGACGACGAAGCTTGGTACGCGCTCGTCGCCAAGCAGGTAGCCGCCGCCCGCACGAGCGGAATGCTCAGCTGGCTGCCGTTCATGCTTGATGGATTGGCTGAGATTCATGTCCATGCCGGTGAGCTGAACGAGGCCGAAACGATCCTCACCGAGGCTGAACGAATCGATCCCCTCGTCACCGCATCGACGCCGCCACGCATCGCATTGCTATTGGCTGCCTGGCGAGGTGATGCGCCAGGGGTTCGCACCTGGACAGAGCCGCTGTCAGAGGCGGCCCATCACCAGGGTCAGGGATGGCTGCTGGAGTATTCGTCGTACGCACAGGCGGTCCTGCACAACGGCTTGGCCGACTACGCCACCGCGGCCAACATGGCCGAAAGTGCCTGCACCAGCGTCAACGTCGTACCTGCGGTGGCGATCCGCGCGCTTTACGAGCTGGCCGAAGCGGCCGCCCGAGCTACGGAGGTCGAACGCGCCGGCGAAGCGGCGCGGCAACTCACGGAGCTCGCCGCGGCATCCGGCACCGACTGGGCCCACGGGATGGCCGCACGCAGCATTGCGTTGGTAACCGCTGGGCCTGCAGCTGAAGATCGATTTACCGAGTCAATCGAACGGCTCGAACGGACCAGGATGGCGATTGACCTAGCACGAGCGCGGCTCAGTTACGGAGAGTGGCTGCGTCGGCAGAATCGCCGAACTGATGCGAGGGTGCAGTTGGCTGCCGCCCACGACGCGCTGTCGGCGATGGGGGTAAGGGGGTTCGCAGATCGCGCCCGGCGGGAACTACAGGCCACTGGGGAGAAAGTACGGGCGCGCGCGGCGACCACCGATGCTGAACTGACCGCCCAGGAGGAGCAGATCGCCCAACGGGCGCGATTGCGGCGCACCAATGCCGAGATCGGCGCCGAACTGTTCCTCAGTGCCCGCACCGTGGAATGGCATCTGGGCAAGATCTATACCAAAATGCAGATCACCTCCCGGCGCCAGCTCGACGATGCACTGCGCCGCCGCGATCAGCTCTAA